A window from Myxococcus fulvus encodes these proteins:
- a CDS encoding TldD/PmbA family protein: MPRVSAPARRASTSQLAPLAARRVALAPLLPQALLERLLAVAMERGGDFAEVYVERTHSTSVVLEESRIKSAQTGLIQGVGVRVISGGKVGYAFSDDWDEPALLRAASTAAMIAQGQGSERAFPVSRIAVPSHYRVPTPLADVEVSLKASLLTRADGAARAFDSRVTQVNGAYVDQTRRIAVANTEGRYTEDTQDLCRMSIQVVAQGKKNERRTGSYGGGGRVPFTHWATFPPEDVGREAARQAVATLGAVDCAAGPQTVVLAPGWSGILLHEAVGHGLEADFIRKGTSLFAGKLGQKVASELVTVIDDGTVSSGRGSINIDDEGTPGERKVLIENGVLKGYLYDSLNAKLMGQRSTGSGRRESFKHLPIPRMTNTFLAPGNHHPEDILKEVKRGLYCATFGGGQVDISNGNFVFEVSEAYQIEDGKLGRPVKNAILIGVGPEALKNVSRVGCDPQPDPGMGVCGKNGQSMPVGVGLPTVRIDNVTVGGTQV; this comes from the coding sequence ATGCCCCGAGTGTCCGCGCCGGCCCGGCGTGCCTCCACCTCTCAGCTCGCCCCCCTGGCGGCCCGCCGCGTCGCGCTCGCCCCCCTGCTGCCCCAGGCGCTGCTCGAGCGCCTGCTGGCCGTGGCCATGGAGCGAGGCGGGGACTTCGCCGAGGTCTACGTGGAGCGCACCCACAGCACCAGCGTCGTGCTGGAGGAGTCGCGCATCAAGAGCGCCCAGACGGGCCTCATCCAGGGCGTGGGCGTGCGGGTCATCTCCGGGGGCAAGGTGGGCTACGCCTTCTCCGACGACTGGGACGAGCCCGCGCTGCTGCGGGCCGCCTCCACCGCGGCGATGATCGCCCAGGGCCAGGGCTCCGAGCGGGCCTTCCCCGTCTCGCGCATCGCCGTGCCCAGCCACTACCGCGTCCCCACCCCGCTCGCCGACGTGGAGGTCTCCCTCAAGGCGTCCCTGCTGACCCGCGCGGATGGGGCCGCCCGCGCGTTCGACTCGCGGGTGACGCAGGTCAACGGCGCCTACGTGGACCAGACGCGCCGCATCGCCGTGGCCAACACCGAGGGCCGCTACACCGAGGACACCCAGGACCTGTGCCGCATGTCCATCCAGGTGGTGGCGCAGGGCAAGAAGAACGAGCGGCGCACGGGCTCGTACGGCGGCGGAGGCCGGGTGCCCTTCACCCACTGGGCCACGTTCCCTCCCGAGGACGTGGGCCGCGAGGCCGCGAGGCAGGCGGTGGCCACGCTGGGCGCGGTGGACTGCGCGGCGGGCCCGCAGACGGTGGTGCTGGCGCCGGGCTGGAGCGGCATCCTGCTGCACGAGGCGGTGGGCCACGGCCTGGAGGCGGACTTCATCCGCAAGGGCACGTCGCTGTTCGCCGGCAAGCTGGGGCAGAAGGTCGCCTCGGAGCTGGTGACGGTCATCGACGACGGCACGGTGTCCAGCGGGCGCGGCTCCATCAACATCGACGACGAGGGCACGCCCGGTGAGCGCAAGGTCCTCATCGAGAACGGCGTGCTCAAGGGCTACCTCTACGACAGCCTCAACGCGAAGCTGATGGGCCAGCGCTCCACCGGCAGCGGGCGGCGCGAGTCCTTCAAGCACCTGCCCATTCCGCGCATGACGAACACCTTCCTCGCGCCGGGCAACCACCACCCCGAGGACATCCTCAAGGAGGTGAAGCGCGGGCTGTACTGCGCCACGTTCGGCGGCGGGCAGGTGGACATCAGCAACGGCAACTTCGTGTTCGAGGTGAGCGAGGCGTATCAAATCGAGGACGGCAAGCTGGGCCGCCCGGTGAAGAACGCCATCCTCATCGGCGTGGGGCCGGAGGCGCTCAAGAACGTGTCCCGCGTGGGGTGTGATCCGCAGCCGGATCCGGGCATGGGCGTGTGCGGCAAGAACGGCCAGTCGATGCCCGTGGGCGTGGGCCTGCCCACCGTGCGCATCGACAACGTCACCGTCGGCGGAACCCAGGTCTGA
- a CDS encoding FHA domain-containing protein codes for MSSDEDFAAPPSGDEGQPDGPANPELYGDAEPPRSRTDETRVASVSDVREESRRRHEEEDDNADATRAGPPVQMLVLAGPDRGRKKRFQGVRMVVGRGKDCDFVLDDQSVSRRHLELIYGQGGVAMRDLGSISGTQVNDQRVDECTLKHGDEIAIGKTRLRFVDEAEQIKELREQAEAREAEEKREREEAAKDRDEARKAAGASRGTDVDPNDPRLNEATNANYRMPDELKEKNRDASGVKKGKGAIAIPRPRPPPRSAVTGGGGNSKAKLLIGVGGGVVVLLMLGLMLIPSGPPPPPPVDPNVERSKLLMQKAREAVRSDDFAGAVKLVEEAEKLRPGADDEGLGKAAAKELVVQQSFQAVRELIDANDFEGARQKLSETPQGTAKTDDVRRKLEQEVKTKDELWRIQKMEEALTARDVATAQSLLEQVPELNRPAYSQKLQDLQAELAKEARDSAVRDRASRERNEERAKEERKRFIAEAFTDVERRFNGGDYQRAVLECDRVVEKYKADKDVKDRSRQLKTLIPQFQRALDDAQKKLASNALESASKPLRRAAELYRQIGFDGSLGRTLDEQLASAALAAGQAALKKGDLAAAGSNFREALRLNPGDRRARDGLDDLSKKVEELYMRAYIERDRDPRSAAEKFKIVIETAPEGSDTKRKAEMFLSEMQP; via the coding sequence GTGTCCTCCGACGAGGACTTCGCCGCGCCACCCTCCGGAGACGAGGGCCAGCCCGACGGCCCCGCCAACCCGGAGCTCTACGGGGACGCCGAGCCGCCGCGCTCGCGCACGGACGAGACGCGGGTGGCCTCGGTGTCCGACGTGCGCGAGGAGTCCCGGCGCCGCCACGAGGAGGAGGACGACAACGCGGACGCCACGCGCGCGGGGCCCCCGGTGCAGATGCTGGTGCTGGCGGGGCCGGACCGCGGGCGCAAGAAGCGCTTCCAGGGTGTGCGCATGGTGGTGGGGCGCGGCAAGGACTGCGACTTCGTGCTGGATGACCAGTCCGTGTCGCGCCGGCACCTGGAGCTCATCTACGGCCAGGGCGGCGTGGCGATGCGCGATCTGGGCAGCATCTCCGGCACCCAGGTGAATGATCAGCGCGTGGACGAGTGCACCCTGAAGCACGGGGATGAAATCGCCATCGGCAAGACGCGCCTTCGCTTCGTGGACGAGGCGGAGCAGATCAAGGAGCTGCGCGAGCAGGCGGAGGCCCGCGAGGCGGAGGAGAAGCGCGAGCGCGAGGAGGCCGCGAAGGACCGCGACGAGGCCCGCAAGGCGGCGGGTGCGTCCCGGGGCACCGACGTGGACCCGAATGATCCGCGGCTCAACGAGGCGACCAACGCCAACTACCGGATGCCGGACGAGCTGAAGGAGAAGAATCGCGACGCCAGCGGCGTGAAGAAGGGCAAGGGCGCCATCGCGATTCCCCGGCCGCGTCCGCCTCCGCGCAGCGCCGTCACCGGCGGTGGGGGGAATTCGAAGGCGAAGCTGCTCATCGGCGTGGGCGGTGGCGTGGTGGTGCTGCTCATGCTGGGGCTGATGCTCATCCCCTCCGGCCCGCCGCCTCCGCCTCCGGTGGACCCCAACGTGGAGCGCTCGAAGCTCTTGATGCAGAAGGCGCGCGAGGCGGTGCGCTCGGACGACTTCGCCGGCGCGGTGAAGCTGGTGGAGGAGGCGGAGAAGCTGCGCCCGGGCGCGGACGACGAAGGCCTGGGCAAGGCGGCGGCGAAGGAGCTGGTCGTGCAGCAGTCTTTCCAGGCCGTGCGCGAGCTCATCGACGCCAACGACTTCGAGGGGGCCCGGCAGAAGCTGTCCGAGACGCCCCAGGGCACCGCCAAGACGGACGACGTGCGGCGCAAGCTGGAGCAGGAGGTCAAGACGAAGGACGAGCTGTGGCGCATCCAGAAGATGGAGGAGGCGCTCACGGCGCGTGACGTCGCCACGGCCCAGTCGCTGCTGGAGCAGGTGCCGGAGCTCAACCGGCCCGCGTACTCGCAGAAGCTGCAGGACCTGCAGGCGGAGCTGGCCAAGGAGGCCCGGGACAGCGCGGTGCGAGACAGGGCCAGCCGGGAGCGCAACGAGGAGCGGGCCAAGGAGGAGCGCAAGCGCTTCATCGCGGAGGCCTTCACGGACGTGGAGCGGCGCTTCAACGGCGGCGACTACCAGCGCGCGGTGCTCGAGTGCGACCGCGTGGTGGAGAAGTACAAGGCGGACAAGGACGTGAAGGACCGCTCGCGCCAGCTCAAGACGCTGATTCCCCAGTTCCAGCGCGCGCTGGATGACGCGCAGAAGAAGCTCGCGTCCAATGCGCTGGAGTCCGCGTCCAAGCCCCTGCGCCGCGCGGCGGAGCTGTACCGGCAGATCGGCTTCGACGGCTCATTGGGGCGCACGCTGGACGAGCAGCTCGCGTCGGCGGCGCTGGCGGCGGGGCAGGCGGCGCTGAAGAAGGGCGACCTGGCGGCGGCGGGCAGCAACTTCCGCGAGGCCCTGCGCCTCAACCCGGGTGACCGTCGGGCGCGGGATGGCCTGGACGACCTGAGCAAGAAGGTGGAGGAGCTGTACATGCGCGCGTATATCGAGCGCGACCGGGACCCTCGCTCCGCCGCGGAGAAGTTCAAGATCGTCATCGAGACGGCGCCCGAAGGTTCGGATACGAAGCGCAAGGCCGAGATGTTCCTGAGCGAGATGCAGCCGTGA
- a CDS encoding cyclic nucleotide-binding domain-containing protein produces MSESSLRELGMDLIEERQFERALAVFAEAVRRVPADHRSRMMASRCLAELGERERAVTSYHATAEGLLRRDYLLSAMAACKLGLDLAPNERRLKETLIRVHSRAVRSAPGRAVVPPPLPPETLYDGKVETDLMGLAGEELSNRAIEVLAAPDPGGSADPNSRPPLPLFADLDREAFIDLVGRMAWRRVRPEEVVSREGEPADHLYVLVAGKAEVTRQMEGEARTLGFLGGGSIFGEIALLTGAPPTATVSAVSDTEVFEIRREHLNAVAKSHPAVPQVLADFAQQRMARNLMATSPMFQMMPESERGALLQRFTFRALQGNEKVLVEGEHSPGLFLVLAGELVVQKEDPAGGTVTLGVLREGDVAGEISLLTGLRASATVVATRKTAAAFLERNAFHALVQAFPHIRTYLEQLSDRRLKQIGEALRPAEIIDADELVLEPEAA; encoded by the coding sequence ATGAGCGAGTCGTCGCTGCGTGAGCTCGGGATGGACCTCATCGAGGAGCGCCAGTTCGAGCGTGCCCTCGCCGTGTTCGCGGAGGCGGTGCGCCGGGTTCCCGCCGACCACCGCTCCCGGATGATGGCGTCCCGGTGTCTGGCCGAGCTGGGTGAGCGCGAGCGCGCCGTCACGTCGTACCACGCGACGGCCGAGGGGCTGCTGCGTCGCGACTACCTGCTGTCCGCCATGGCCGCGTGCAAGCTGGGGTTGGACCTGGCGCCCAACGAGCGACGGTTGAAGGAGACGCTGATCCGCGTCCACTCGCGCGCGGTGCGCAGCGCGCCGGGTCGCGCCGTGGTGCCGCCGCCCCTGCCGCCCGAGACGCTGTACGACGGGAAGGTGGAGACGGACTTGATGGGGCTGGCGGGCGAGGAGCTCTCCAACCGCGCCATCGAGGTGCTGGCCGCGCCGGACCCGGGTGGCTCGGCGGATCCGAACAGCCGTCCTCCGCTGCCGCTGTTCGCGGACCTGGACCGGGAGGCGTTCATCGACCTGGTGGGCCGCATGGCGTGGCGCCGCGTGCGTCCCGAGGAGGTGGTGAGCCGCGAGGGCGAGCCCGCCGACCACCTCTACGTGCTCGTCGCCGGCAAGGCGGAGGTGACGCGGCAGATGGAGGGCGAGGCGCGCACGCTGGGCTTCCTCGGCGGTGGCTCCATCTTCGGGGAGATTGCGCTGCTGACGGGCGCGCCGCCGACGGCGACGGTGTCCGCGGTGTCCGACACGGAGGTCTTCGAGATTCGCCGCGAGCACCTCAACGCGGTGGCCAAGAGCCACCCGGCGGTGCCTCAGGTGCTGGCGGACTTCGCGCAGCAGCGCATGGCGCGAAACCTGATGGCCACCTCGCCCATGTTCCAGATGATGCCGGAGTCGGAGCGGGGCGCGCTGTTGCAGCGCTTCACCTTCCGCGCGCTGCAGGGGAACGAGAAGGTGCTGGTGGAGGGCGAGCACTCGCCGGGTTTGTTCCTGGTGCTGGCCGGTGAGCTGGTGGTGCAGAAGGAGGACCCGGCGGGCGGCACGGTGACGCTGGGCGTGCTGCGCGAGGGTGATGTGGCGGGGGAGATCTCGCTGCTGACGGGGCTGCGCGCCTCGGCGACGGTGGTGGCCACGCGCAAGACGGCGGCGGCGTTCCTGGAGCGCAACGCGTTCCATGCGCTGGTGCAGGCCTTCCCGCACATCCGGACGTATCTGGAGCAGCTCTCGGACCGGCGGCTGAAGCAGATTGGCGAGGCGCTGCGGCCCGCCGAGATCATCGACGCGGACGAGCTGGTGCTCGAGCCCGAGGCGGCGTGA
- a CDS encoding tetratricopeptide repeat protein, giving the protein MGTENHGDWKRRESWKSALTQVAVVAVVLAGAVAWFVHRGTVRRETEEHLRTARAAALRGNPSDLTRAMAELEKLFQLDSDARDAQALAADIQTVLWLEHHQPGADARAREYLARAEALDSRSGERHGARALHLLAEGKTAEAEKYLADLQTQGANSPRLTLAQAFTLQAKGDLPGARQAFARAAENAYRDPRFTTAYGEALLDEGQPAQAVEAFEKATSVNPDHLMARLGMGLAHAYQGKKLDEAERALATAQEKQAELTPALTSRAGALKAELALSRGAADQALQEADAALKAVPDDVHALFARARALAARKVPEARGAFEAAVAKRKTAPLLYLDGARSLQASGDTTGALALLDAYEGAFGAIQVASADGKKVPLLEQDGRYWLARGGLLEAAERQDDALVAYDKAIAAKGVGLAKAQYAKGALLVRRKDYEGAKALLAVIAPDTGAGSLPEAYSAMGDLLFAQSAYAAGCQHYYFGLVRARAQGMPREELASRIDTVKKGLETAGQGAMAKAWLNETGALLQ; this is encoded by the coding sequence ATGGGCACCGAGAATCACGGCGACTGGAAGCGACGCGAGAGTTGGAAGAGCGCGCTGACGCAGGTGGCGGTGGTGGCGGTGGTGCTCGCGGGCGCCGTGGCCTGGTTCGTCCACCGGGGAACGGTGCGAAGGGAGACGGAGGAGCACCTGCGCACGGCCCGGGCCGCCGCGCTGCGAGGCAACCCGTCCGATTTGACGCGCGCGATGGCGGAGCTGGAGAAGCTCTTCCAGTTGGACTCCGACGCCCGCGACGCCCAGGCGCTGGCCGCCGACATCCAGACGGTGCTGTGGCTGGAGCATCACCAGCCCGGCGCGGATGCGCGCGCGCGTGAGTACCTGGCCCGCGCCGAGGCGCTCGACTCGCGCTCCGGGGAGAGGCATGGGGCCCGCGCGCTGCATCTGCTCGCGGAGGGCAAGACGGCCGAGGCGGAGAAGTACCTGGCGGACCTGCAGACGCAAGGGGCCAACAGTCCCCGGCTCACGCTGGCGCAGGCGTTCACGCTCCAGGCGAAGGGGGACCTGCCCGGCGCGCGTCAGGCCTTCGCCCGGGCGGCGGAGAACGCGTATCGGGATCCGCGCTTCACCACGGCATATGGCGAGGCGCTGCTGGATGAGGGGCAGCCCGCGCAGGCCGTGGAGGCGTTCGAGAAGGCGACGAGCGTGAACCCGGACCACCTGATGGCGCGGCTGGGCATGGGGCTGGCGCACGCGTACCAGGGCAAGAAGCTGGACGAGGCCGAGCGCGCGCTCGCCACGGCCCAGGAGAAGCAGGCGGAGCTGACGCCCGCGCTGACGTCGCGCGCGGGGGCGCTGAAGGCGGAGCTGGCGCTGTCGCGTGGCGCCGCGGACCAGGCGCTCCAGGAGGCGGACGCGGCGCTGAAGGCCGTGCCGGATGACGTGCATGCGCTCTTCGCGCGGGCGCGAGCGCTGGCCGCGCGCAAGGTGCCCGAGGCACGGGGCGCGTTCGAGGCCGCGGTGGCGAAGCGCAAGACGGCGCCCCTGCTCTACCTGGACGGCGCTCGCAGCTTGCAGGCCTCGGGGGACACCACGGGCGCGCTGGCGCTGCTGGATGCGTACGAGGGGGCGTTCGGCGCCATCCAGGTGGCGTCCGCGGACGGGAAGAAGGTCCCGCTGTTGGAGCAGGACGGCCGCTACTGGCTGGCGCGCGGTGGGTTGCTGGAGGCGGCGGAGCGGCAGGACGACGCGCTCGTCGCGTACGACAAGGCCATTGCCGCCAAGGGCGTGGGGCTGGCGAAGGCGCAGTACGCCAAGGGGGCGCTGCTGGTGCGGCGCAAGGACTACGAGGGCGCGAAGGCGCTGCTCGCGGTGATCGCGCCAGACACGGGCGCGGGCTCGTTGCCCGAGGCGTACAGCGCCATGGGCGACCTGCTCTTCGCGCAGAGCGCGTACGCGGCGGGCTGCCAGCACTACTACTTCGGGCTGGTGCGCGCGCGGGCGCAGGGCATGCCTCGCGAGGAGCTGGCCTCGCGGATCGACACGGTGAAGAAGGGCCTGGAGACCGCGGGCCAGGGCGCCATGGCCAAGGCCTGGCTGAACGAGACGGGCGCCCTGCTCCAGTGA
- a CDS encoding homoserine kinase yields the protein MAVHTVLSPEIFTRIAETFGLGNVLGVTPIPQGSINTNHRLEADTGRYFVRHTTVRSSEDLRFESALLAHLAAHHFPSPVQLTTREGATFVELAGGRVSVFRWLPGEEKRHPGLTAEHLERLGTELGKLHRDTQSFGGSRDNPYSPQVVRGWLGELSRHPDTALSSLSGELEGMLASAESRRQGLEPLGVIHADLFTDNVKWLGDSVGAFFDFEMACREAYGLDLVITLNAWCFDGGQYLPELCRALVRGYQDVRPLAPVERESLFGHALFGAVRFTASRIRDYHLSALPADKLVRKDYRTYLTRARALTAMGPQGYATLLGL from the coding sequence ATGGCGGTCCACACGGTGCTGTCCCCCGAAATCTTCACGCGCATCGCAGAGACCTTCGGGCTGGGAAACGTGCTCGGCGTGACGCCCATCCCCCAGGGCTCCATCAACACCAACCACCGGTTGGAGGCCGACACCGGCCGCTACTTCGTCCGCCACACGACGGTTCGCTCCTCGGAGGACCTGCGCTTCGAGTCCGCCCTGCTCGCGCACCTGGCCGCGCACCACTTCCCCTCGCCCGTGCAGCTCACCACGCGCGAGGGCGCCACCTTCGTCGAGCTCGCCGGCGGCCGTGTCAGCGTCTTCCGCTGGCTCCCCGGTGAGGAGAAGCGCCACCCGGGCCTCACCGCCGAGCACCTGGAGCGACTGGGCACCGAGCTGGGCAAGCTGCACCGCGACACCCAGTCCTTCGGCGGCAGCCGCGACAACCCGTACTCCCCCCAGGTGGTGCGCGGCTGGCTGGGGGAGCTCTCGCGCCACCCGGACACGGCGCTGTCCTCGCTCTCCGGAGAGCTGGAGGGGATGCTCGCCAGCGCGGAGTCACGGCGCCAGGGACTGGAGCCGCTCGGCGTCATCCACGCGGACCTCTTCACCGACAACGTGAAGTGGCTGGGCGACAGCGTGGGCGCCTTCTTCGACTTCGAGATGGCCTGCCGCGAGGCCTATGGCCTGGACCTGGTCATCACGTTGAACGCGTGGTGCTTCGACGGCGGGCAGTACCTGCCGGAGCTGTGTCGCGCGCTGGTGCGCGGCTACCAGGACGTCCGCCCGCTGGCCCCGGTGGAGCGAGAGAGCCTCTTCGGCCACGCGCTCTTCGGGGCCGTGCGCTTCACGGCGAGCCGCATCCGGGACTACCACCTGTCGGCGCTGCCCGCGGACAAGCTGGTGCGCAAGGACTACCGCACCTACCTGACCCGGGCCCGCGCGCTGACGGCCATGGGGCCCCAGGGCTACGCGACGCTCCTGGGGCTGTGA
- a CDS encoding nuclear transport factor 2 family protein: MLYRFLAICALTLLAACAPKRIPGTEIDDTDETRAILAVMEAYRSAIEARDAHAIQALVSKDFREDAGTPSDPEDDLTAANLGPYLETLFPQLQSPKVEMEVRKVQVGKDIATAIYYWKLNFRMPGLTSRPQKEAELEQMVFRLEGNQWKIVTGI, encoded by the coding sequence ATGCTCTACCGCTTCCTCGCCATCTGCGCCCTGACCCTCCTGGCCGCCTGCGCTCCGAAGCGCATCCCCGGCACTGAAATCGACGACACCGACGAGACCCGCGCCATTTTGGCAGTGATGGAGGCCTATCGGTCTGCCATCGAGGCACGCGACGCCCACGCCATCCAGGCGCTGGTGTCGAAGGACTTCCGCGAGGACGCCGGTACGCCGAGTGATCCCGAGGACGACCTGACCGCGGCGAACCTGGGCCCCTACCTGGAGACGCTCTTCCCTCAGCTCCAGTCGCCCAAGGTGGAGATGGAGGTGCGCAAGGTCCAGGTGGGCAAGGACATCGCCACGGCCATCTACTACTGGAAGCTGAACTTCCGGATGCCGGGCCTCACCTCGCGCCCGCAGAAGGAGGCGGAGCTGGAGCAGATGGTGTTCCGGCTCGAGGGCAACCAGTGGAAGATCGTCACCGGCATCTGA
- the plpQ gene encoding motility regulator PlpA, whose product MSEQKTGPEHRQHGRAPIELKVDYKKLNSFFADYTKNISKGGTFIKTKKPLPIGTRFLFKLTVPHREAPFELLGEVVWSKADGDEPGMGIRFIYSSDTQRVEFETVVERLMSDSLGPELTEKLLNKPLHPQHP is encoded by the coding sequence ATGTCCGAACAGAAGACAGGTCCCGAGCACCGCCAGCACGGGCGCGCGCCCATCGAGCTGAAGGTCGACTACAAGAAGCTCAACTCGTTCTTCGCGGACTACACGAAGAACATCAGCAAGGGCGGCACCTTCATCAAGACGAAGAAGCCGCTGCCCATCGGCACGCGCTTCCTCTTCAAGTTGACGGTGCCCCACCGGGAGGCGCCGTTCGAGCTGCTGGGCGAGGTCGTCTGGTCCAAGGCGGACGGCGACGAGCCGGGCATGGGCATCCGCTTCATCTACAGCAGCGACACGCAGCGGGTGGAGTTCGAGACCGTGGTGGAGCGGCTGATGTCCGACAGCCTGGGGCCCGAGCTCACCGAGAAGCTGCTCAACAAGCCGCTGCACCCCCAGCACCCATGA